In the Desulfitobacterium hafniense DCB-2 genome, GCAACTTTAAAAATTAAAAAAATGTCCGGGTCGTGTAGTTTTCATACAACACTCACTCCATAGCTCCGAGGCTGGTCAGTTCGCTTAATGCCCTCTTAAGCGATCTAAAATAATGGCCGCTGCCGAGCGGACGGAAAGATGATTCCATTCTCCGGGCCCATAGATCGGTTCCAGAATGATATCGCACTCTTCCATAACTTCCCTGAGCAGGCCCCAACCTGTGCCAAAGAGCAGCAGCAACGGCTCTTCCCCATTTTCGATTTTATCCCGTACGGCGGCATAGCCTAAGGTATGGGGATATCTCCGGGCATCCGTGGCTATCTTCAAAGGCCTTCTCCCTTGCTCCTTAAAAATCTCCTCTTCAA is a window encoding:
- a CDS encoding RNA methyltransferase, producing the protein MGDLYVALLHAPVYNKNMETIATSITNLDIHDIARSTTTYGVKRYYIVHPAEAQRALAQRIMGYWQEGFGAEYNPNRQEAFARVKLASELAEVEEEIFKEQGRRPLKIATDARRYPHTLGYAAVRDKIENGEEPLLLLFGTGWGLLREVMEECDIILEPIYGPGEWNHLSVRSAAAIILDRLRGH